One Pseudomonas tolaasii NCPPB 2192 genomic window carries:
- a CDS encoding succinylglutamate desuccinylase/aspartoacylase family protein, giving the protein MRHQVHELIAPVPGTARQIHSFHFGPALAEGKIYIQSSLHADELPGMLVAWHLKVRLAELEAAGRLRSEIVLVPVANPVGLEQVLMDIPLGRYELESGQNFNRKFVDLSDEVGNQVEDLLGDDPQHNVELIRTALVSALAAQTADTQLQSQRLVLQRLACDADMVLDLHCDFEAVAHLYTTPEAWPQVEPLARYLGSEANLLATDSGGQSFDECFTLVWWQLQQRFAERFPIPMGSFSVTVELRGQGDVNHGLAALDCQAIIDYLTHFGAIDGDASPLPELPYPATPLAGVEPVTTPVGGLLVFSALPGEYLSAGQLIAEIIDPITDRVTPVHCQNAGLLYARSLRRMATAGMVISHVAGTEAYRSGYLLSP; this is encoded by the coding sequence ATGCGTCATCAGGTGCATGAACTGATCGCGCCCGTGCCAGGCACGGCGCGGCAGATTCACAGCTTCCACTTCGGCCCGGCGTTGGCTGAAGGCAAGATTTACATCCAGTCGTCGCTGCACGCCGACGAGCTGCCGGGCATGCTGGTGGCCTGGCATTTGAAGGTGCGCCTGGCGGAGCTGGAAGCCGCCGGCCGCCTGCGCAGCGAAATCGTGCTGGTACCCGTCGCCAACCCGGTCGGCCTGGAACAGGTGTTGATGGACATCCCCCTGGGCCGCTATGAGCTGGAAAGCGGGCAGAACTTCAATCGCAAGTTTGTCGACCTCAGTGACGAAGTGGGCAACCAGGTCGAGGATTTGCTCGGCGATGACCCGCAACACAACGTCGAGCTGATCCGCACCGCACTGGTCAGCGCCCTGGCCGCGCAAACCGCCGATACCCAGCTGCAATCCCAGCGCCTGGTGCTGCAACGCCTGGCCTGTGATGCCGACATGGTGCTCGACCTGCATTGCGATTTCGAAGCGGTGGCGCACCTGTACACCACGCCCGAGGCCTGGCCGCAGGTGGAACCGCTGGCGCGCTACCTCGGTTCGGAGGCCAATTTGCTGGCTACCGACTCCGGCGGGCAGTCGTTCGACGAGTGTTTCACGCTGGTGTGGTGGCAATTGCAGCAACGCTTCGCCGAGCGCTTCCCGATTCCCATGGGCAGCTTTTCGGTGACCGTCGAATTGCGCGGCCAGGGCGACGTCAACCATGGTTTGGCGGCTCTGGATTGCCAGGCGATCATCGATTACCTGACGCACTTCGGCGCGATCGACGGCGACGCGTCGCCACTGCCCGAGTTGCCCTACCCGGCCACACCGTTGGCGGGCGTCGAGCCTGTGACCACGCCGGTCGGCGGCCTGCTGGTGTTCAGCGCCCTGCCGGGGGAATACCTGAGCGCCGGGCAGTTGATCGCCGAAATCATCGACCCCATTACCGACCGCGTAACGCCCGTGCATTGCCAGAATGCCGGCTTGCTGTACGCCCGTTCGCTGCGCCGCATGGCCACTGCCGGGATGGTCATCAGCCATGTCGCCGGCACTGAAGCCTACCGCAGCGGCTACCTACTTTCGCCTTGA
- a CDS encoding ABC transporter permease: MIELLQQYWRPFLYSDGQHITGLAMTMWLLSASLVFGFLVSIPLSIARVSRKFWVRWPVQFYTYLFRGTPLYIQLLICYTGIYSIAAVREQPLLDAFFRDAMNCTILAFALNTCAYTTEIFAGAIRSMAHGEVEAAKAYGLTGWKLYAYVIMPSALRRSLPYYSNEVILMLHSTTVAFTATVPDILKVARDANSATYMTFQSFGIAALIYLTVTFALVGLFRLAERRWLAFLGPSH; the protein is encoded by the coding sequence ATGATCGAACTTCTGCAGCAATACTGGCGCCCCTTCCTGTATAGCGACGGCCAGCACATTACCGGGCTGGCGATGACAATGTGGCTGCTCAGCGCCTCGCTGGTATTCGGCTTTCTGGTCTCGATCCCGCTGTCCATCGCCCGGGTTTCACGCAAGTTCTGGGTGCGCTGGCCGGTGCAGTTCTACACCTACCTGTTTCGCGGCACGCCGCTGTATATCCAGTTGCTGATTTGCTACACCGGCATCTACAGCATCGCGGCCGTGCGCGAACAGCCTTTGCTCGATGCGTTTTTTCGCGATGCAATGAACTGCACCATCCTCGCCTTCGCGCTCAACACCTGCGCCTACACCACCGAGATTTTCGCCGGTGCGATCCGCAGCATGGCCCATGGCGAAGTCGAAGCGGCCAAGGCCTATGGTCTGACAGGCTGGAAGCTGTATGCCTACGTGATCATGCCCTCCGCCCTGCGCCGCTCGTTGCCCTATTACAGCAACGAAGTGATCCTGATGCTGCACTCGACCACCGTGGCCTTTACCGCGACGGTGCCGGACATCCTTAAAGTGGCCCGGGACGCCAACTCGGCCACTTACATGACCTTTCAATCATTCGGCATCGCTGCGCTGATCTACCTGACCGTCACCTTCGCGCTGGTCGGTCTGTTTCGCCTGGCGGAGCGCCGCTGGCTGGCCTTCCTCGGGCCGAGCCACTAA
- a CDS encoding ABC transporter permease yields the protein MFEDLLQTLGLGAFSLKGFGPLLLQGTWMTVKLSVASLAVSVLLGLLGASAKLSSVRLLRVPAQLYTTLIRGVPDLVLMLLIFYSLQIWLTGFTDFMEWDYIEIDPFSAGVITLGFIYGAYFTETFRGAILSVPRGQLEAATAYGLKRGQRFRYVTFPQMMRFALPGIGNNWMVMLKATALVSIIGLADLVKAAQDAGKSTYQLFYFLVLAALIYLLITSASNFVLRRLERRYSAGSREAVR from the coding sequence ATGTTTGAAGATCTTTTGCAAACCCTGGGGCTGGGCGCCTTCAGTTTGAAGGGGTTCGGCCCGCTATTGCTGCAAGGTACGTGGATGACGGTGAAGCTGTCCGTCGCCTCCCTGGCCGTGAGCGTCCTGCTCGGCCTGCTCGGCGCCAGCGCGAAACTGTCCAGCGTGCGCCTGCTGCGTGTCCCCGCCCAGCTCTACACCACGTTGATTCGCGGCGTGCCCGACCTGGTGCTGATGTTGCTGATTTTCTACAGTCTGCAAATTTGGCTGACCGGCTTTACCGACTTTATGGAATGGGACTACATCGAAATCGACCCATTCAGCGCCGGGGTCATCACCCTGGGCTTCATCTATGGTGCCTATTTTACTGAGACGTTTCGCGGCGCGATCCTCTCGGTACCGCGCGGGCAACTGGAGGCGGCCACTGCCTACGGGCTCAAGCGCGGGCAACGATTCCGTTATGTGACCTTCCCGCAGATGATGCGGTTTGCCCTGCCGGGCATCGGCAACAACTGGATGGTGATGCTCAAGGCCACCGCGCTGGTGTCGATCATCGGCCTGGCTGACCTGGTCAAGGCCGCCCAGGATGCCGGCAAGAGCACTTATCAGCTGTTTTATTTCCTGGTGCTCGCGGCGTTGATTTATCTGCTGATCACCAGCGCGTCCAACTTCGTATTGCGCCGTCTTGAGCGCCGCTACTCCGCTGGGTCCCGGGAGGCCGTGCGATGA
- a CDS encoding transporter substrate-binding domain-containing protein, translating to MKKALLTLSALALCMAAGVATAKEYKELRFGVDPSYAPFESKAADGSLVGFDIDLGNAICAELKVKCKWVESDFDGMIPGLNANKFDGVISSMTVTEAREKAIDFSSELFSGPTSLVFKKGANYSTPESLKGKSVGYEQGTIQEAYAKAVLDKAGVTTKAYANQDQVYADLTSGRLDASVQDMLQAELGFLKSPAGADYEVSKAIDDPLLPAKTAVGIKKGNKDLKALLDKGIKALHDDGTYATIQKKHFGDLNLYSGK from the coding sequence ATGAAAAAAGCATTGCTGACCCTTTCTGCACTGGCTCTGTGCATGGCTGCTGGTGTTGCTACAGCCAAGGAATACAAGGAATTGCGTTTTGGTGTCGATCCGTCCTACGCGCCATTCGAATCCAAGGCCGCTGACGGCAGCCTGGTGGGCTTCGATATCGACCTGGGCAATGCGATCTGCGCCGAGCTGAAAGTGAAGTGCAAGTGGGTCGAAAGTGACTTCGACGGCATGATTCCAGGCCTGAACGCCAACAAATTCGATGGCGTGATTTCGTCGATGACCGTAACTGAAGCCCGTGAAAAGGCGATCGACTTCTCCAGCGAGCTGTTCTCCGGCCCGACGTCCCTGGTGTTCAAAAAAGGCGCGAACTACTCCACGCCTGAGTCGCTCAAGGGCAAATCCGTGGGCTACGAGCAAGGCACCATTCAGGAAGCCTACGCCAAGGCCGTGCTGGACAAGGCCGGTGTAACCACCAAGGCCTACGCCAACCAGGACCAAGTGTATGCAGACCTGACCTCGGGCCGCCTGGACGCTTCGGTACAAGACATGCTGCAAGCCGAACTGGGCTTTTTGAAGTCGCCGGCCGGTGCTGACTACGAAGTCAGCAAGGCAATTGATGACCCGTTGCTGCCCGCCAAAACGGCGGTCGGTATCAAAAAAGGTAACAAAGACCTCAAGGCCCTGCTCGATAAAGGTATCAAAGCGTTACACGATGATGGCACCTACGCCACTATCCAGAAGAAACACTTCGGCGATCTGAACCTCTACAGCGGTAAATAA